AATGCTGCTAACACCACATAGCTTTAAAATACATTTGTTAATAGGGATCAATCTTGATTGAATCCAACTGTCAATATTATCTCATTAATACTTGATAATTAAACAGGCAAGTTACAATATTTTCTATTtgagtaaaaataaaataaacgttttactactactactactactactacaggTAGTATgctaaaaatgtatttttgcgTGGTGCTTGTGTACCCCAAACCCTTTACTTCCCTGGCATGTTGCTGGAAGAGCAACATTTGGATAAAACCGTCTGCAAAatgattaaaatgtaaatagtctttcagtatgtttgtgtatgtaataGTTGGATACCACAGCACAAAATGTCTAACCAGTGTTCAACCATGACAGCATGGTGATCACAGCCCAGAAACCCAGAGGCATTTCTTATGACTTAGTACTGTCTGTTCTGCATGggttcccccccaaaaaactgttCCTCTGAATGAATAGCTTGAATAGCTTAGAACGCTATCAGTAGCATAATTACATTACAATGCTAGTCACAAGCATcctgagatggagagataggtgaaaaggaaaacaaaatgcACAAATGCGgacaagagaagaggggaattCATAAATGACTTTCATAAAACATCTGAATGCAAATGGGTCCCTGAACTCACTAAACGCTTCTTTTTAGGCTGCTTGTTTACACCGCATGACTGCTTAAAAACCCCTTAACAGCTATCCACATGTAGGTTGACTAACTTGCCTCAATCTTTAAAATCACAGATTTACGTTTGAAATCGGTGTGAAAGTGGTATTGGAGTTCAGCcagcatgacacacacaaacaaccctcCTGGCTGCCATAAAAAATCCTTGCCTCACACATTTCAACCACATCATTTCCTACAACCCTAAGAAAAAAACTTTCGATTAAATCCACCATGGCAAAAGGTTCATGGGAAGGCTCCATGATATAGGGTGGCAGAGCAcatatgtacccccccccccccccccccccacacacacacacacgaggcacGCCATCTGCAGACATGACTAGGGGTGGGTCAATGACAGAAGCTGCAATGGTcctctgattttttttttaagtctgaAGATCAATAAGCCATTATAAGGGAGACAAGAGTATTGGTCTGGGACCCTACCCTTATTAACATTGCCTTCATTCACTATTGAGCCAATATGTTGAGGCTCATGCTTTCGCATTGCAGGAACAGGGTTATAAAACTAGTTTGTGTTGAAGGAAAACATCAATAAAGGCTCAAGGTTCAATTTTCCAATGGCATATTTGGAGATTGAGAGATGGATAGATACTCACTCAATGTCTTTTCGGACAGACCCCAGCAAGTCTTCCCTCTCCCGGATAGCCAGGAAATTGGCTTTAGTTTTGTGGAATTCATGAGTGTAGTCCTGCGACAAAAAAAGATATTCCATAACATGGAACTTGGTAAAAGGTTTTCAACCAGCATTAAGGTCAGAATAATGTTGCTAGGTGACAATTTCAGGACTATTGTCACCAGCAGGAGATGTGTGTGATCTTAAGTTCatggtgtaggtgtgtgcacgtgggagggaggggggtgggggtacacCTGCAGgatatctctgtgtctctggaggGTGTGCATGAGAGCAGCATTCAAGGAGGACACTCCTGGTGTGCTGGTGTACTCCGCCATCTTGTCATTTACCCCTGTAAGCTGCCAAACAGAGATAAATAGGTAagatctacacaaacacacaaattaaGTCCTCACATTCCAACACCTGGCTATATGTGTCTGCATCCCTCTAAAACAGTCACTAATGATATCCTTGTATTGTTATTTGAGTGACTGGAAAATGTTACCTTAGCCAACAGCTGTTCCATTTCCACAGACATGGTGTCAAACATCCTGTCTTGTGTTGAGTTGTTTAGGAGAGGTGTTGTGTCTGAGCTGCTGAAGGTCAGAAAGGGACAGAGATTGACAAAAGAACAGAAAAGTAGTAAGAAATGTAAGCAAATCAGTGAGAAGAAAAATATGAAAGGAGGTATTTCTCTGGATATTTTATGCTTTTACATTTAGGACAGAATCACTATCAGTACGTTTTTCTTTAATTTCAACTTTCCAAATATGTGACCCCACTGAGTCATTTTGTTATTTGAAGGCGCTAGGTCACAAATATAATAAAACTGAGCCATGAACATACCTGTCTCCTCTACGACCATCTCTGGAAGTACTGTAGCTGGTGCACAGCTTGCTGAAGGAGACCAGCTTCATGTCAAGCTCATTCTCCAGCTGCCTAGCCTGCTTTCGCAGATCTGTGATGTAAAATTGACAAATATAAATTACCAAACCAGCTTAGGCTACTGCACGCAACTGACAGTggtttggggggtggggagctAAATCGTGATGTCAGAGAGTTGTCATATGTCAACGGGGGAGGCTTGTTAAATTGGAAGATTCAGAAGTAATGCACAGAATTTATCAGGTGGGTAGGTTTCCTAAGAGGCTAGTGCTAACTGAATAACGGGCATCAAACATTTTGAGGAACCCTTGTTCAAGCCAAAGGGCAAAAACTTAAGTTAAACCTATCACGATCGGCttcaatttgttcattgtttaGCCATTTACAATTGTGAGGTGAGCAGTTGCTAGCTTTTAATCTAGGAAACCAAACTGAAATGACTCGACCGATAATATATCGGCGACATGTATGGTTCGATTCCTAGCTATCTAGAAGCTAGGTCTACTAGCTAAGTAGCCGAATTCCCCTACGACACGGGCCCCGTCGTTCTGGAAAATGACAGTAGTTGAACAGAAAACTCTGGCGACCTAATAAACGATAAATAACTGATAAAAGGATATCCAATACCAGCGATTATGCCATGTTTACACGAGTGTGCCACCTCACCTTCCCAGTAGTTGCTGCTTCCTCCTGCCATCTTTGTTGTCGAACGTCACCACGCTAGGATGAAAAGCCAGCCTCAATAAGGAATCTCATTTCCGGTTTAGTTCTTCCaatattttcaaaataaaaacgTGTGAGACAAATGTCCTTTTTTACCATTTGAATATGCAAGCATTTTTCAGTTGCAGATTAAAAGCTTCCTCAGTAGGTCACTTTGGGGAAAAAAGCGTCAGCTAAATTCTTACATCATTATAAAAATGAATACAGTTTTCCAACGCTGAGTTTGTTTGGGTTCTAATGGATAAGATGGTATGTTTCAAGCTATGCTCTTATTTTGAAGGAAAGTTCGTCAACATGAACTCAACAGATTTATGCGCTTTCGGGTCAACAGCGCATCCCCGTGGCATCACGCGGCGTAAGGTTTGGGAATATAAGACAGGTGAGATAAAAAATTGACTAGTTTTCACAAGGCGTTTTGAGTTTTGTCAATGTGACATTGATAACAAAATGTGGCCATGAAAATTGCAACTTCGAAACAATATAAGTACTtcctgtaaatcgctctggataagagcgtctgctaaatgactacatgtaaatataaaaacattctCAATCTCAGTTCTTTTTAATGTTTTTCTTTAATTTCATCAATGTTTTGAAGACTGTTGATGTTAGAATCTCATTACTACTGTAACATCCCAAGTACCAGGTTTATTTTTTGaaatgtgtgttgtgagtgtagaTTCAGAGTTAACTTGAATTGCACTTACCGGTGTTTCATTTTCTTTTCATTCAAATACAATTGGCAACATTTCATTATCTACAATAAATTCAATTCCATATAAAAGAATTTATACATACATTCTCAATACAGATCACTGACATTCATTCAGATAACACACTCTCTAATTCCCTATGTACCAGTCCAGACACTGACAAACATACAGGATCTCAGAAATCCAAACAAAGGTGAACAATTACATCTCTCCCATACCCTTTAGATTGGCTGGCTTTGCCAAATTGCTGATACtgggttttgtttgtgtgtgtggttatggaGCTGTGAGGCTATTTGCAGGTTTAAGAGGTTCCCCTAATTGGCCAGTTTTGATGGAAACTTGGTTTACCTATTCTGTAAAAACATTATAGCAGGAGTGAAATCACAGGTTTTTTTCTGACCAGATATTTATTCAGACTTGTTCCTACTCTACAAACTCACCGATAGAGAGGCTCAGTTAAAAAGGCTTCTTAGATGTAGAAAATGGATTAATGTATATTTTGACAGATTAATGTATGGCTGTATCAAGAATAATCTGAATAGACATTGACCACCAAAGGGTTAAACACACCTTTGAATCAGTGTGAAAGGTATTCAATTCAAAtcagacacacaaaacaaatgagCATGATAAAAAGAAAGTAAGAAAACCGAAAAAATCTCAAACTACATATGTAACTGAAGAGTATGTGGGTATCCAAACATAAATGATAAGTAACAAACAGTATCTATTTTGAGATATGAATTAATTCCAATGAAGCAGAGATGGGTATAACACATTGATACACTCTCAGACAGGAGTCATGCCTAGAGAGAATCATCCTTGCATCTTTGGGTGCTTGCCCTCACCTCTGAAATAGTTAATGTACAGTTAGCACTATGCATAGAGGGCCTTAGACTGCATGCTACAGGTTAAGCTTCACAAAAAGATCCTTacgattatcttcagaccattTTGAAAAGGTAGACTCAGCAATATGTCATTACCAAAAATGGCACTCAGTGAGTCAACAACAAGCTGCTTAACCTACAGTCAGTTTCATCAGGTATAACTCAAAGCAGGACACATTAGCAATATGCCCACTGGTAATGAAACAACATATCTATGTCTAAGTGCCCCTATCCCCAGGTAAGATGTCACAGTGGTGAGGCTACCTTTATGTCCACAGACAAAAGAGGCTCTTAGTGCAACAACACATTTAGGAAACTCAACAATGGATGTTTTCAGACTTTGTGAATCAGAGTAGGAGCTTAATTGACCCAAGTACCCCGACCCCACGGTTAGTCTACACTTGATATTAGCCAAAAGAGTGAGTGCCTGAGGTTATCATCCATTTGTCCTCTGATCAGAAAATAGTGCATTATTTAAATAAAGATCTCCTCACACAACCACCAGCGGATCCTGTTCTACAGCTACTGATGTCTTTTCATGCCACCTGAGTATCTGGATGGATCGATTTAAACCTAGAATAGAAAGTCTAGAATCCATTACATTTCTAGTTTCCTACACACCACCCATGGACTCCAACAGGAGAGGGGCGTGTCTAACTCTGTCAAGGCACAGGGTTTGATTCTTCCTCTGGAGAGGAACAGGACTGTGGCAACAGTGACTCTGTTGATTACCATTTGACATTTCCATGGGCATTACAGATCAGTTGGTTCATTTGTACTAGTTAGAAGTAGTACTTAATAAATACATGGACAGGATTGAGCTGGATAAGTTGCAGTGCTTTGTTTAAgtgtgggttggtgtgtgttaaTGTAAGTAGAATTCATATCTGAGTGCTCAAGAGAGTTGTGCAGCTCTATCAGATTACCAGTACCATGGACAGAGCTAAGCAGTAGTTCATTTGGACGATTCATCTTGGACATCATCCAGTGAGGACGGTTATAGTCTACAAAAGATCCTCGGAGACCACGGGCATATCTCGGAGGAGGACAGACCAAGGCCACATTGGCCCAaacaacccacccacccagcttccctctctccttcctcttgtcCATTAGGGCAGCACCGCAGGGCACAAAACCGACCAGCCGGTtggtaagagagagggggacagtgggggggggggggggggggggtgaagcgcGAGCGCTCTCAGAGTTTGTTGGCGTAAAGCGTGTCCTCATCACTCTCGCTTTCGTCCTGGAACtcgtgggagaggagggacttCTTGGAGCCCATGGAGGTGAGGTGGATCTCGTCCTCGTAGTCGTCGCGGTGCTGACGCAGGCGGTGGAAGCCGTCCTTCTGCCTGTTGGACTTGGCCGAGCAGACGCACCAGATGATGCAGGCCGTCACCACCAGGGCGGTCATGGAGGCcgctgagaggacaggagaaagagggatggaaggaaggtGAGGTCTGTGTCCGTGGTCAGTCACAATAACATAGACTCAGCATAAGAAATTTCAACTGGTCTTAGAGACGACTAAATTGCCTGTCATGAAGTTTGTATGCAACTCTTATGAATAGTTCATCATATCGATTCAGGGCCGCTGCCCCCCCCATGCTCACCAGCAGTGGCCACCACAAACTCCCTGGGCAGGCCAAAGATGTGGTTGTCCATGTCAAACTCAATGTTGATGGAAACGGCGGCTTCATATGACGAGACCACCACCTACACCAACAACAAGGCTTCTTACATGACCGTTCAACCAAAAAGACCCAGACTGACATGATGTAAAGCCATTTTCAAAATGAAAACGAATCTATTGGATCCTAATTGTGCAATATGTATGATACAAGTAAatacatgtactgtatttaccaatgtactgtatgcacactctcacaccctaCCTCTTGCCGTTGCTGTTGGTAGCCGTCCGCCACAGCCTCTATGTTGTGGTTTCCAGGGGCCAGCAGGGCATGGAAGAAGCCCCCCGCTAAAGTGAAGACCCTGACCCCCCCATTCAGCACAATCATGGCTCCTTCGATGTACTTTCCGCTTTTATCCCTCACTACGCCACGCACCCCTTTATGGACCTACAGGAGGGAGTGGATTGTATCAGATAATGACATCAATCTTCTATTTGAATGCGAATTCTTCTTTGCCAGATCAAGAAGATAATAGAAATAAGTAGGTTGAATATGTATCATTAAGTGTGCACCTAAGCTGTTTTCTCCCCCACAGAGGTCAGAAGTCATGGGGTTGGTATACTAACCTCCACCAGCATGCTGAGCAGAGCCTTCTTGTTTTCTGCCCAGAGTGTGGGCAGCTGCTCTGCTGGAGGGAACAGGCAGCAGCCTGTATATACAGTGATCTCTGGACAGTGGCCAAAGTCCACACTGAAGTCCTGGAAAAGAAGACGGCACACACAATGGAGAACAACACATAAACCGTGCACCAACGCCCATATGACACAAGCAGGAGTGTAAAGTCAGGTGAGGTCTTGTGCTGTTCCTTAAATCAACCAGCAGAtggcatacatttacatttattcatttagcagacgctttaatccaaagcgacttccaagagagagctttacaaaagtgcataggtcaatgatcatgaacaacgccccaaaaacattgtgggtagccaaaacatgaagaatacattgtgaaaagcaaataagtgccaatgggaagaaacataagagcatgtagttgaacaagttacaattaaacaacatgaacctcaaaagtgcaagtgtacctgtaggaaagcaagcaacaataatataattcaaagcAAGCATAATGAAGAACTAAAGTCAAGTGAAGTAAATACCTTCATACTGCCCATGTGGCTTTGCCTTTCTGCTGCCCTGAGAACTCCGTCTGGGATATTCCCCactggagaaagggggagagaatcatatgaagggagagagagagacacagagaaggacAGAATTAGAATGATCAGTGGGGCCACGGAGGTGATGTCATTTCCTTTTGGGAAATAGTATTGTGCTACATACTTTGGCTGTTGCTTGGACATCTGGAGTCCCCTAGGTGCATTCTGGGATGGTTGCTGGCATAGACGTTGGCCAAGTACTTCAAAGTGTCTTCATTTTCCACTGCAATGGAAAGGATAAGAAATATAAACAAATACAGTACATAGTAAGAAGAGTACCCCAGAGTACATCATACCACTGTACTAAGACAGCATTTAATAATATAACTATACAATGGGTTACATCATATTTAGAGAGCAATGCATGACAATTCATTCAGTTCATTCTAGTTTGTGGACAAAAAGTATTTTACAGACTTACCATTACACATTAATGTTCACCACTCAAGCAATTATTGTGCCATTTACAGATGTTTTCTCTCCACTCCAGTTCAGTGTTCATACCTGGCTGTACGGGCTTGTCGTAGGGATATGTGACCAGCAAGGAGCCTCCGTCCAGGGCTACAGACAGAGAGTAGCCTCTCTCCTGGATCAGGTCCATCACGGCCCGGCTCTCAGGCTGGGCCTCCACCATGCGCTGGGAGGCATTACCTGCAGCagcaacacacatacaggcctTACGGTGAAGTCAACTagacacacatgtatatatacacactttgACTGAGAACTGAGGtagatacaggcacacacacacatgggggagCACAttaacatgcaaacacactctctaacacacaaacatgtgcaaGTATACACATACCAAAGAAGTCTGTGTCCAGGTCTTTTCCATGAGCATTGGTCATGCCCTTGGTGGATGTGCACTCTTTCTCCTTTGCCAACTCTCGCCCGTCGGGGttgatggagggaaggatgacAATGCGAGTCTCGTTTACCAACTTAAGAGGCACAAAGAGTATTAAGTAGCAGAACACAGGTATATTTTCATTTGTTCccaataaacattttaaaaactAAATGTGGACCAATGAGGACACTGCAAAATATCAGGATGTTTATGGACTCTGACTACTCTTGTTGTCGCTCAGTGTGAAGCCGGTGTCCTGACATTTCATCCTACCCGTCAGATTGTCCTAACAGGGTTAACTGTTCAAGCGCACAGCACGGTTCAGGTTATCCCTTTCATCTTGCGATAAGGTTGGAAAATCTGACACGGTAGGACAAATTGACAAAACACCGTCCGTAAACACAGGTGGAGACAGATGCTGAGGTATGTGTGTCTTACCCGGGTGATAGCTGGGTTCTTGCCATAGTTGATGCAGAGGAAGGCAGCAAACTCTAGCAGCAGCTCTGTGCCTACTGGAGCATTGCCGTGGATACCACCAACGAAGCGGATCTTGGGCTTGGCTGGTTCTGGCACATCGGCCTGTTGGAGATCTCCAGGGCCCAGATGGTTCTATACTCCACGCTCTGCCCAAACTAGACAGGAGATGTTAATTAGCTATCCGTTTGTTTACATTTCTTATTACCTTTTAATCAAAGTCATATTCAAGTGGTCAATATTTCAAATAGGGGATATATAGTTCCACCCTAAAATAAAATACTTTTACACACTTTTTAGACATACATTTTGTATAAACAAAGATTTAAAGTGAAAGTCAAGTATCCACAGTAAATGCAAAGGTAAATATAAAATCAATGAATGTTTGCCCTGCCATGGTGCAACATCCTGCATAAGGCAAACAAAAATGATCGAAGCTGGTCATTGACCTTCAGTCTGAAAGTGACAGCACTCAGCGCAGCACAGTGCAGCATGTGTGCTTTGTGGTTTCTTTAAGTACATATAGTAAATTTCTGTACTATATGCTGTAAAGTGGGATGAAGGTTCAACGTTTGACAGTGATAGGGGCTGGAGGTTGAGGTGCAGATACACAACAAATGAAAGGAAAGGCCGAGAGGAAAGGGTTTAAGTGTTACGGTTCAGGGTTGTGTTCAGTTCTTCTGAATGGTGGCcttcagggaggtgagaggttaAAGGTCAAGAGTCAGGGCTCACTGTACCTGCGCAGGGAGGTGATGTTGGGGAAGTTGAGCTTGAGACCTCGCAGGAACTCGGAAATCTCCTTGTAATGTCTGTAGCGGAAGCTGCTCTCGGTGGACGTGCTCTTGACCAGCTGCTCCAGGCCCTGGCCCAGCGACAGGTCCTTGATGAAGCTCTGGAACTGCTCCTCNNNNNNNNNNNNNNNNNNNNNNNNNNNNNNNNNNNNNNNNNNNNNNNNNNNNNNNNNNNNNNNNNNNNNNNNNNNNNNNNNNNNNNNNNNNNNNNNNNNNNNNNNNNNNNNNNNNNNNNNNNNNNNNNNNNNNNNNNNNNNNNNNNNNNNNNNNNNNNNNNNNNNNNNNNNNNNNNNNNNNNNNNNNNNNNNNNNNNNNNTCTGTGAGGCCCTTCTTGTCATCA
The genomic region above belongs to Osmerus eperlanus chromosome 11, fOsmEpe2.1, whole genome shotgun sequence and contains:
- the gosr1 gene encoding Golgi SNAP receptor complex member 1 isoform X1 codes for the protein MAGGSSNYWEDLRKQARQLENELDMKLVSFSKLCTSYSTSRDGRRGDSSSDTTPLLNNSTQDRMFDTMSVEMEQLLAKLTGVNDKMAEYTSTPGVSSLNAALMHTLQRHRDILQDYTHEFHKTKANFLAIREREDLLGSVRKDIETYKSGSGVNNRRTELFLKEHEHLRNSDRLMDDTISIAMATKENMTSQRGLLKSIQSRVNTLANRFPTINNLIQRINLRKRRDSLILGGVIGVCTILLLLYAFH
- the gosr1 gene encoding Golgi SNAP receptor complex member 1 isoform X2, yielding MAGGSSNYWEDLRKQARQLENELDMKLVSFSKLCTSYSTSRDGRRGDSSDTTPLLNNSTQDRMFDTMSVEMEQLLAKLTGVNDKMAEYTSTPGVSSLNAALMHTLQRHRDILQDYTHEFHKTKANFLAIREREDLLGSVRKDIETYKSGSGVNNRRTELFLKEHEHLRNSDRLMDDTISIAMATKENMTSQRGLLKSIQSRVNTLANRFPTINNLIQRINLRKRRDSLILGGVIGVCTILLLLYAFH